The Diceros bicornis minor isolate mBicDic1 chromosome 23, mDicBic1.mat.cur, whole genome shotgun sequence genomic interval AAACCACCCCTGAAACTAGCTCTTCCGTTGTACAAGCTGGTATAGATTCACACTTAAGACTCTCTAGCAGCTGTTTCTCTGGAGTCTTGAACTCCCACTCACTTTTTTCACTACAGTTAACACTGTTGTCCAAAAGATCAGAACCTTGCaacaaacttttaaatatttcacccATCTGTGCATCACTGACTAAATTAAAAGTAAGGCTAGAAGCTTGCTGTTCAGTAAGAATCTCAAAACTGCGTTCTGGCTTCAGAGCAGCACGCTGGGACGTCTGTGCATCCTCCACGgtgtttccttccatttttcctGGCTTTGGGGTGCTCAGGCAGTTTGGTTCTAAGGAGTGCCCTTTGGATTGAGAATTCTTAATATTATCAAagcaactgttaatattttttttaatgtcatacTTTACTGTGTTGATACTGAAACTATTTTGGTCTTGATGTTTTTCCTCAGATTTTTTACATCCCACTAAAGACTTATAATAAACAGAATCTTCTGATTTGGGGGATGTCTCCTTCAGTGTTTCTTTGCTGGAGTTGTCCACATTCCCCTTCTGACAATTTAAATATTGTGCTTTCTCTTTACTTATCTTTTCAAGTTTTCCTTCATCACTGTCGCTGCCAAAGTTGATGGAATCACAAAACTTTACTAAGATTTTCTTAAGCTTTGCAAACAAATAATCAAGCTGTTCATCTACAAatttccacaatttttttttcatatctggTAGTTGCTGTTCAAATAAACGATCTactatgccattctttttaaCTTGCTTAAGTTTAGATTCTATAACATCACAGAGATTCTTCTGCAAAGTAGTCACTGACTTAGAGATTCTGGATAAGTCAAGGTGTTTAATTAGTGATGTAAAACTCAAAATTGCTGAATCAATAATTCTATGAAATTGTATTAATGAAAATTTTaccttgaacttcatataatttTTCCTTACATGTTTTCTTATCATTCGTAACATGTGCATAACCTCTCGTTCAGAAGAGGGTGCAGCAATGATTGGAACTATTTTTTCCAGGCTCGAAGTGCTCATTGTCTtatctttcttctctgtttttgaaGATCTGCTAGATTCACTTTGTCTTTGATTCCATTTGCTTTTGGTCTGATGGATTTTTACAGATGTTTTCTTATTGTCTTTATCCAAACGCACAGTACTTTTCCTACTTCCTGGGCTAGTTTTTACGTGCTGCACCTCAGTAGAAGTTGTAGGTTTGGcatttttttcaaaacttttttgtGGTTTAGATTTTTCATTGTCACTTATAATTTCTCCTTCTTCTAATTCATCTAAAGATGAATTCTTAAGGGAGTCTGCTTCTGTAAATTTCTCAGATTTGCAAACTGGCTTTTGATTTTCCTTATTGAGATCAGACTGACTGTTGGAGGTAGAATGAGCTGAATCTGGTGGAAACACATCtgtggaagagaaaaatatattatagTCACATGACCATTGAGTCTTAGTCATTTGACATTTCTATACTaaatacaacaaaaaaactatataGTGAGGCAATTCATTATTCTAATAACTTTTTTTAGCAGAATTTTAATGCCTAATACTTATTCATGTCACTAGTCTTTACTGGCTTTAAAATGTGCTCAGAAGGTATCTGATGGCAGTGATAGTGTAGAGTTTGGTCATTTGGATAACATCAACCAACTGTTCAGGTATCTTTACTTCATGTTAGCAGCATCACCTATTCTACGCCATTTGATGATGGCTTTTGAACAACAAAAATACATCAGAAAGCAAGCAAAAAGTATTTGGAACAATCTGTTCTActacttccttttttttatataaataagaaTTATCTAAATTTAGACTAAAGGCTCAATGTACATTTCAGTTAACAACGGGGGTCTGAATAATATATTAtgttatgaagaaagaaaaagcactaATTCATCTTGCTTATATCTTTTACATTTtcacaaaaagttatagaagataatataaactaTTACCTTTATGACTATTATTATATAATGGAACTTGAGATGGGCTTTCCATTCTAAGGACTTTTGCTACAGGTCTCACTGGACTATTCAGAGGACTGATGGCTTCTGGAATAGGTCTCAGGTGATTAAGGTCAATGCTCATAACTGAGTTATCATCATCATGATATACTGAGTTTGTTTCACCAATTTCCATTCTGTGGTCCATTAACTCAGTCTGCTGAAGTGAAGATTCTAGAGTCTCTTTAGGTGAGCAAGGCTCCAAATGACAAGACTTACTCTCAACCAGTGGTGAATCTAcaagagaaggctcaaattttGGGTTACCATCTTCTGAAAGGACTATTGGCAAAATGCCATCTTCTTCAATTGAAGGCTGCAAAATGCTTTCATTGGATTCAGCCACTTTGGTTGAAAATGCCTCCTTTACTTCCATACCTTCAGAAATACTACAAGAATTTAAACCATCATTTCTTTTGATATCCAATTCCAAGCCACAGTTTTGAGAAACATTTCTTTGTAATATGTCCATTACCACAGGAACTGCTGCCCTTGCACCATTAATGGTTTGTTCCATTTCTGTTGATGATGGAAACAAGGATTCTGTTTTTCCCATTTCCACAGGTGCTAAGACGGAAGTCTCGGTACCACAACTGGGCATGTCATAATGCATAGTATTCTCAACAGATTTAACTAACAacctattttcttccattttcctctCTGGAATACTGGTCCTGGGTTCAGATTCTGCTGCAATAGCATCCTTTGGCTCCAATAACTTTGATTTGGTTTCCTCTGTGATATGTTCATTGACAGAGGGAACACATGTCACTGTTTTAGCCTGCACCAAGGAGTCTAAGTCACATATGCCATTGGATTTGGGAGTATTGGTTATTTTATGCTGATTACCCTGAGAAACAGGCTGCTTCTTAGCAGGAGAAAGAGTTAagttcaatttttccataaaactCAACTTTaagtctttgttttttgtttcattcGGACCACTCTCAGCTTTAACTGCAAGCTCTTTATTATCTGCTTCTTCAGAAACATCATTATTAGAGACTACATCTTTATCATTTTTTGGCTCATTCTGTCTCTTTAAATCAGGAGtggttttcttagtttccttGTTAGTCTTCTGCAAATGCTCTGTAGgtgttcttttttcatttctcatatgtctattttcttctttgctttctcgttctcttttcctcttatcttCAGTTCTATGCCTTTCTGCTTTTAAAGGTGTATTTTCCCATTGGTGCACAGCATCCACTTCCTTGGAGTCAATGTGTTTGTGAGTTCTACTGGTTGAAAGAGAGGATAGACATCTTCCTTCTTGAAAACTATGATTACTTACACCCCTGTCTCTTTTAcactcttcccttcctcttctctcttccagaTGGTATTTACCTGAATTATGAGAAGATTTTGTTATTTCATTCTTGGAATGAGGAAATGATGCACGTTCAGATCTTCTCCAATGATCCTGGTCTTTTACTATTGATTTAGGTTTTTGAtcaacttttctttcttctttgtcttgTGATTTAAGttcttttctatttatattttgtgaTCTTTCACTTTGTCTTTCCAGTTTTTTGTCACTTTGAGATTCTACTCTAGTGTGTGACCTTTCTCTAGAGGTCTCTTTCTCCCAAGAAGAGCTAAGGCGTTCATTTTTATAATCCAAATCTGTGTTACTTTTAAACTTTGAATTTTTGTTCTCAGTCTTTGGTTCACCTTTACCATATTTCTCAGGACGTCCTTGTAGCCTTTGACTAGCCTCTATGTTCCTCGGTTCACCATCACCACAgctcatttttaagtcttttcgtATTCTATCAGTTCCTCTGCTATATTGGCTATGTCTAAcatcttttctccctcttctgttATCCTCATTTGAGCTACCCTCACCAACCTGATAATGGGAACGTGACCAAATGCCATTGGTGCAGTGTTTTTCAATAGATGTAGGCAAATGCAAAGTGCTCTttttctcagaatgtgactttccttcttttTCGAGGTTTGGCAGTGAAGTGCTATGATGTACATCTTTAGAAACATCACTTTTCACTCTGTGATCAGTCTTTGAACAATCATCCAAATGGGGAGATCTGGATttaagatcttttgttttaattatatctGATGTCCTTGCAGTCTTATGATTATTTCGAAAATGCGGAAACTCAGACAATCTATcaagaaataaacaacaaaaaaacaaagttaattgctTTTTAGTAATCGAAATTTTAATCACCTGTGATAAACTTTAAAATTCAGGGGCCCACAAACTGGCAAAACTAATTTTACTTTGCGTAAAGGTGTGAGTGATAAAAATTTACCAGCTTCCAACTAAATGGGCAAGTTTTCAAAACAAGGAACTGTCTTTCATTTGCTTTGCTCAAAGTCTGGAGGACCTCTCAGTTCTACCCCAGCATTTGCCAATGTCTTTCAGACTTCCTTCACCATAGGTGTACAACTCCCAAACTAACCAAAAATTCACTTCTTTTAGAACAAGTGACATTATTTTCTTGCCTTCACTCACTCTAGTCCAACTGAAACAGAAGGAAAAGTGAAACCTTGCTGGACAACAGAGACAATCAAAATATAACTCGATGTAGGGTCCTATCCTAGCTTTCTATTTCACATACAACCCCACAGTAAACCAAAGCATCAACAGCCATCTTCAAGTGGCACATACtgtgcaaaaataaaaaggaatatagaATTGTAAGTCTCTCCTGGAGAATGGTATGTatttactgtttaaaaaaaaaaagaaagcctaaGTCTTAAGGTTTTATTAGTGTTTCAGAAAACTAGCAGTTTTcctaataataaaatgtaaatagctcattttatctttttgtaaTAATAAAAGTCCATCTCCTGAACTGCCACAACTTCCCTGAATTCTCATGAATCTATTCCTAATCAGTACTAAATGTGTAGAGAACACCAAAACTTAAGACTCAGGAATAAGGGgagatttttatgaaacaaaagagGACACAGGAGACATACAACCTAAGGCAATCTATAGACTTTATATGGatcttgttatgggttgaactgtgtcccctcaaagttcgtatgttgaagtcctaacccctagtacctcaaaaTATGACCTTATATGAagacagggtctttacagaggtaatcaagttaaagcgAGGTCactaggtgggccctaatccactaTGACTACTGTCCTTCcccaaaagggaaatttggacacaaagaTACACGTAGAGAGATGATatgaagagacagaggaagagggtgaccatctacaagcccaggagagtggcctggaacagatccttccatcatatagccctcagaaggaatcaatcctgccgacaccttgatcttggacttctagcctccagaactgtgacacaataaatttctgttatttaaggcaCCCcatttgtagtactttgttatggcagccctaggaaactaatgcaggTTCTGACTCAAAAACACAAACATTACAAGACAGCTTTGAGACAACTGAGGAAATGTGAACACAAAAAGTACTAACCCTAAAAGAAAAAACCTGACAAATTGAATTTCACTAACATTAAGAACATTTattccttggggccggcctggtggcgcaagcggttaagtgcgcgtgctccgctgcggcggcccaaggttcgccagttcggatccccggcacgcaccaacgcaccgctagcaagccatgctgttgtggcgtcccatataaagtggaggaagatgggcatggatgttagcccacggccagtcttcctcagcaaaaagaggaagattggcagatgttagctcaggtccgatcttcctcacaaaaaaaaaagaacatttattcCCCACAAGACACAATAAACAGAGTGATAGACAAGCCATAGAatgggaagatatttgcaataaatTTATCCAACAAAGAACTCACATTCAACAAAGGATGTGCACGTGTAATGTGCATCAAACTGATCAAACTATAAGCTCCTAAAAGATAGTTCTAGCCCACAGAGCTCATAACGTGTATTTAGTCTAACTTCATACTAAATAAAATACcatcaaaagttttattttaaaataaaccttcACCCTAAACATTTTTCAGAATTTACTCTTAAATTTTCACCTtacattaatattttcattttttcttttaaacatgaaGTTTCAACCAAATGATAAACACGTACCATCAGAATACTAGTTACAGTTCACAATTAAAAAGtgcaaatatttgatagaatattTATTAGATAATACATAACCACATCAAAAAACCTAATGACATAACTCTCATCATTTATTCACTCAGTTTCTCTTTCCACCCTATTCAAATGTCATACCCCTCCCCTAAAagattcaaatatatacaaaatctcCCCAACACTTCAGGAACCAATTGTATACTAGTTGCACTGATGGGATTTAGGTTAGTAAACACAACCATCTTCATTTTCAGAAGTGCTTTATAATGCCATCTGGTCCACACAGGATTGTCCTCATACActcttcaatcatttattcagtatctaccatgtaccaggcactatgctaggggCTTTATAAAATGGTGAGGACACACAAGCAAGGTCCCTGCTCCCATGAAGCTTACTGTTTAGTGGAAGAGAAAGATACTAATCAAGTAATCCCATCCatgattttaaaaactgtaagTGTACATAAAGCTACAAAAGAGAGATTTGGCCTAGTCAGGGAGAACAGACAAATATCCTTTGTGAAAAGAATGTTTATGCTGAGACCTGAGGATGAGCAGGCATTTAGCAAGTGGAGGAGAGGAACATTCCAGGCAGTGGAAACAGTCCATGCAAAGGCAGAACTCATGGTACATCCAGAGAACCGAAAGAATGCCAGAGATACACCAGAGCTATGACACCTAGGGCAAAGGTAAACACTGAAGGCAGGCCTGGAAAGTAACTGGGGACCATATCATGAAGAGCCTTGTGGGCTACGTTAAGATTTATGATCTTTTATCCTAAgaacaatgagaagccattgatgTGTTTTAATCAAGAAACGGGGTGGGATGGGGTGGTTCTATGATAGTGAGATGTCCAGACTTGTGCTTTAGAAAGTGTCCTGTGGCTTTAATATTGAGAAGAGACAAACCagaggctggaaagagcaagaatGAATGCAGAGATACCAGCACAAAGACTACTACCAGTTCAGATGAGAGCTGATGGGCAGCAATGACGGTAGAAATGGAGAGACATGAATGATTTGAGAGATtataaagacattaaaaacaacAGGACATGGTAATGAATTTGGATCTGAGAGATGACTGAGAGGTAAGTGTCAATGACGACTCCTAGGCAGGGTGACTATGTTTCCCAGTTTGCCAAGCAATTGCagtgtaattattaatagcacTCTTTTCTACTCTCAAAAGCGTCCTGGTTTGGGCAGTTAAATTAAATGGTCATTCTACCCATAGGTCTCTAGCTTGTACTAGGTGAATAAATTTTGGGGAATTCACTGAGCTGAGAAACAATAGAAGAGGTTTGACCATAAATTCCATTTTGGGTGaggtaattttgaaaattttctataGATGTGAAGTACTGTTATCTTCATATCTACCTATATGTAGGTATCCATCTACATATAAATGCAACTGACCCAGCATGAGTGATATTACCTCATAAGAAAATACtgataaagaaaggaaaggacaCAGGTTTGAGCTTTGAAGAATTCCAACTTAGCCAAGTACAGAAGAATAAATCTCAAGTTAGGAAGACAACTAAGAATCACGAAAGCCAAAGGAAAAGACTATTTCAAGAAAGGAGGGTCAACGATGTCAAACAGCACGTGAGGAAAAGTTAAAATGAGAAGTCAAATTTATCTGATGGATTTATTGGCAGTCACTGTTAACCAAAATGACAGCTGTTTTGGAGGACCAACGGAGGCAGAAGTCAGAGGGAAACGGGTTCAAGAGTGAGCAGAAATAGGAAATAGAGACAACAAGTTTAGATGACTATTTTGGAGATTTGACtatgaaggtgaggagagagatGAAATTCTAGAGCAAAATATTGtccccacccaaaaaaaaaaaaaaggagagagagaaattaagtaaaaaattcacttgaaagagaaaagaatatacaATTGAGAGATAATTTAAAGGTTGTCTATAAACAGGGAATATGAGCACAGATACCCTCTCGATATTTTAGTAATTTGGCGCGGGCCTAGAAGAACCCATGACATATACACCATTATCTCCTCAGGAGCAAAGAGTACCAGAGCAAGATTCTAGTGTATTAGAAAACTGAGGGctaggcccggtggcgcaagtggttaagtgcgtgcgctccgctgcggcggcccggggttcgctggttcggatcccgggcgcgcaccgacgcactgcttggcaagccatgctgtggcggcgtcccatgtaaagtggaggaagatgggcacagatgttagcccagggccgtcttcctcagcaaaaaaagaggaggattggcggatgttagcacagggctgatctcctcacaaaaaaaaaaaaaggaaactgagggctggccccgtggcttagcggttacgtgcgcgtgctccgctactggtggcccgggttcagatcccgggcgcgcaccgacgcaccgtttgtccggccatgctgaggccgtgtcccacatacagcaactagaaggacatgcaactatgacatacaagtgtgtactagggctttggggaaaaaaaaaggaggaggattggcaatagatgttagctcagagccggtcttccttagcaaaaagaggaggattagcatggatgttagctcagggctgatcttcctcacaaaaaaaaaacaaaacaaaactgaatataTTCAGAGAGGTATGTGGCAATATTCCATTAATAATTGTACATATGTCATTATCATAATATACCACTAGAATATTAGTCACAGTAAAaccttaaatatttaataaaatgcatGATTTTCTTATCTTTCCACTCAAAGTTGAAAATATTCCACATATCAACACCCACG includes:
- the CASP8AP2 gene encoding CASP8-associated protein 2 isoform X2 — encoded protein: MAADDDNGDGTSLFDVFTASPLKNNDEGSLDIYAGLDSAVSDGASKSCVPSRNCLDLYEEILTEEGTAKEATYNDLQVEYGKCQTQMKELMKKFKEIQTQNFSLKNENQSLKKNISALIKTARVEINRKDEEINNLHQRLSEFPHFRNNHKTARTSDIIKTKDLKSRSPHLDDCSKTDHRVKSDVSKDVHHSTSLPNLEKEGKSHSEKKSTLHLPTSIEKHCTNGIWSRSHYQVGEGSSNEDNRRGRKDVRHSQYSRGTDRIRKDLKMSCGDGEPRNIEASQRLQGRPEKYGKGEPKTENKNSKFKSNTDLDYKNERLSSSWEKETSRERSHTRVESQSDKKLERQSERSQNINRKELKSQDKEERKVDQKPKSIVKDQDHWRRSERASFPHSKNEITKSSHNSGKYHLEERRGREECKRDRGVSNHSFQEGRCLSSLSTSRTHKHIDSKEVDAVHQWENTPLKAERHRTEDKRKRERESKEENRHMRNEKRTPTEHLQKTNKETKKTTPDLKRQNEPKNDKDVVSNNDVSEEADNKELAVKAESGPNETKNKDLKLSFMEKLNLTLSPAKKQPVSQGNQHKITNTPKSNGICDLDSLVQAKTVTCVPSVNEHITEETKSKLLEPKDAIAAESEPRTSIPERKMEENRLLVKSVENTMHYDMPSCGTETSVLAPVEMGKTESLFPSSTEMEQTINGARAAVPVVMDILQRNVSQNCGLELDIKRNDGLNSCSISEGMEVKEAFSTKVAESNESILQPSIEEDGILPIVLSEDGNPKFEPSLVDSPLVESKSCHLEPCSPKETLESSLQQTELMDHRMEIGETNSVYHDDDNSVMSIDLNHLRPIPEAISPLNSPVRPVAKVLRMESPSQVPLYNNSHKDVFPPDSAHSTSNSQSDLNKENQKPVCKSEKFTEADSLKNSSLDELEEGEIISDNEKSKPQKSFEKNAKPTTSTEVQHVKTSPGSRKSTVRLDKDNKKTSVKIHQTKSKWNQRQSESSRSSKTEKKDKTMSTSSLEKIVPIIAAPSSEREVMHMLRMIRKHVRKNYMKFKVKFSLIQFHRIIDSAILSFTSLIKHLDLSRISKSVTTLQKNLCDVIESKLKQVKKNGIVDRLFEQQLPDMKKKLWKFVDEQLDYLFAKLKKILVKFCDSINFGSDSDEGKLEKISKEKAQYLNCQKGNVDNSSKETLKETSPKSEDSVYYKSLVGCKKSEEKHQDQNSFSINTVKYDIKKNINSCFDNIKNSQSKGHSLEPNCLSTPKPGKMEGNTVEDAQTSQRAALKPERSFEILTEQQASSLTFNLVSDAQMGEIFKSLLQGSDLLDNSVNCSEKSEWEFKTPEKQLLESLKCESIPACTTEELVSGVVSPCPKMISDDNWSLLSSEKAPSLSSGLSLPVHPDVLDESCMFEVSTNIALSKDNVCSSERSKPCISSILLEDLAVSLTVPSPLKSDGHLSFLKPEVLSSSTPEEVISAHFSEDALLEEEDASEQDIHLALESDNSSSKSSCSSWTSRSVAPGFQYHPNLPMHAVIMEKSNDHFIVKIRRAAPSTSPSLKQNMVADESLASLPRVEKEADEAAEKEYTSCQNRVFKSVEELKKTYKNVDSSKSAHEEQDCMIQSQVPDIYEFLEDASGKVGHSNEVADECFKLHQEWEPKVPESVEELPPMEEIPPSVEDHLPNTYIDLTKDPVTETKNLGEFIEVTVLNIDQLGCSGGNLDQNTPILDNMQPDTVDAFIDLTQDVSSESKNEGNCPALPVEGLGCQVICVDEDNSKEEKVEVASRPLESIVEEAYIDLTSESPSSCEVKNDDVKSEPASNSGSSELPGALDNAHKKRKNFSDLNHSSQKKQRKETDLTSREKTKKITQDSGQNGEAHRKKANKKKAPTVTKDPSLKASPGIKEPSAAAAPASTGLSAKNVIKKKGEIIVSWTRNDDREILLECQKRGPSLKTFSDLAAKLNKNPYQVSERFQQLMKLFEKSKCR